Below is a window of Corallococcus silvisoli DNA.
ACCTGTCGGGCGCGAACACGAAGCTCGAGCCCGGCGTGTACCGCCTCACCTTCGACACCGGGGCCTGGTTCCAGGCCCGGGGCCAGCGGGGCTTCTACCCGTACGTGCAGGTGGTGTTCGAGGTCACCGCGACCGACGAGCACTACCACGTCCCGCTGCTCCTGAGCCCCTTCGGCTTCTCCACCTACCGGGGAAGCTGAAGTCAGACGCGCGCCGGTTCGGCGGAGGCCTTGTCCACGGAGGTGTGCGGTTCGGCCGGGGCCTTGTCGCCGCCCCGGTCCGTCCTGCCGCCCTCCGGCTTGTCCACGACGGGCTCCGCGCAGAGCGTGGACTTGTTCGTCTTGCACGCGCCGCCGTTCTGCAAATCAAACTGCCAGCGGTGGCGCGGGCACACCACGTAGCGGCCCTCCTCCACCCACCCCTCCGCGAGGTCCGCCCCCTGGTGTGGGCAGAAGCGCTGGATGGAGAAGCGCTGGCCGCCGGCCTCCACCACGGTGCGCTCCTTCTGGGACTCCGTGGCGCGGATGCCGTCGCAGAACTCGCGGATGTCCTCTACCTCCACGCCCAGGAAGCCGTGGAGCACCGGCTCGTACACGTCCGGGTTGCGGGACAGGCGCAGCCGGAAGGACAGGAGGAAGTCCTCCCAGTTGAGCTTCCGGTCCAGCACGCGCACGATGTCGCTGGCGCTCACCTTCATCGCGTAGCGGGTGGTGTCGCGCATCTCCGGCACCACGTCCACGCGGCGCTGCTTGAAGTCCACGCGCAGCAGCCGCGTCGGGGCCTCCGTCAGCTCCACGTAGAAGGGCATGCCCACGCGCTCGTGCAGGTCCAACAGGTCCAGCTTGCGCTGCAGCTCCACCCGCAGGCGCCCGAGGATGTCCTCCACCTCCTCGCGCATCAGGTTGCGGCGGCGCTCGCGGAAGACGTGCGCCATGTCCTTCGCGTACTTCTGGAGGTAGTCCCGGAAGTTCTCCGTCGTCACGCGCTCCGTCGCCTGGGAGACGTACTCCAGCGTGCCCGCGTCCAGCACGTCCCCGGGCATGGGCTCCAGGTAGCGCGTGGGCGCGGTGGGCAGGCGCTTCTCCAGGAAGGAGAAGAGGGTCGGCGCGCGCGGGAAGATGTTCACGTCCTCGAAGTTGAGGGAGAAGAGCGATGGGTCCAGGAAGGCCGCGGGCCCCGCCGCCGCGACATAGGCGCGGGGCTGCACCGCCTCCAGCGCGCGCGCGACCGCCTCGAACTTGCTGTCGCGCTTCTTCAGGGAGATGGCCGAGTACGTCTCGCGCGGATACTCGTAGCAGGTGGGGTGCCAGATGGCGCCGGAGAACTGCGCGGAGAAGACGTCGATGGGGCCCTCCTCCGCGATGACCCGCACCAGGCGGTCATGCATCTTGCAGTCGTTGATGTTGAGGAAGCACTGCCCGTCGCCGCGCACCATCACGCTGGAGTCGCGGTTGGTGCCCTGCTCGGACACGAAGAGCTTGATGTAGCCCCCCTTGATGGGGATCTCACGCGAGTCCTCGCACGCGATGACGCGCTTGCACCCGTACTTCGCGAAGATGTCCTGCAGCTCCGAGCGCTTGAACTTCGGCACCAGCACGGTGAAGTCGCGCTGGGCGATGGTGGCCAGGAACTCCGGATCGAAGTGGTCCTTGTGCTCGTGGCTGACGTAGAGGAAGCGCTCCTTGCCCGGCGTCTCCAGGAGCTCCCGCACGTGGGGCGCCAGGTGGTGGTTGCGCGGCAGCTGCATCCACGCCGAGTCGAAGGCCCCCTGGGGCGTGAGCCACGGGTCCATGACGACGAGCGCCCCAGCGGTCTCCACCGCGAAGCCCGCATGACCCAGGAAGGTGATCCGCATGAACGTCGTCCCTCGAATGAAAGGGGCGGCCGGGAGGACCGCGCCCACGGGTGGAAGACCGCGGGCGGCAGTGGCCCCGGCGCCAGCTAGGCTGCGAAGCTAGGGCGTCTCCCGCCACCGGCATCCCGGCGCCGGCCTCGTGTCGGAAAGCCCACGCAACCCGCGTCGGCCCGACGACAAAAAGGGAGGGAGGCCCCCCGAGGCCCCCTTCCCCTTTTCACTTCCGCGCGGCGGCGTCCGGCCCGACTAGGGCTGGATCTCCCGGACGCTCAGCCACTTGAAGTCCACGTCCTGGGCGCTGTCCCACCGGAACGTGGCGATGGGGCCGCCCCAGGTGATCGGCATGGCGCCCACGGAGCCGCCGCAGTGCTGCGCGTCCCCGCCCCAGTCACCCGCGTCCGTCACGTCGTAGACCTTGGTCCACGTGACCTTGTCCGCGTTGTCGTTGAGGTACAGCTCCAGCTTCACCGCCTCCGCGCCCTTCGCGTCCGGCACGTTGCGCATCACCGCCTTGAAGCCCACCCAGCGGCCCAGCAGCGAAGTGGTCGCCGTCTTGTAGGGCGTCTGGTCATACGACACGTGCCAGGTCTCCTTCTCCCAGCGCACGCGGCCGTCGTAGTGCAGACCGCCCTTGTAGCTGCTGCCCTCACAGCCGGAGTGGTCGTCGTTGTGCTTCCCACCGCGCGCGTACCAGGCGAAGTTGTCCTGGATGTCGGCCACCGCGTTGACCTTCACGAAGCCGGTCATCTCGATGTTCTTCCAGTCGTTCGGCGCCTGCATGTAGCCGCGGCTCGCCAGCGTGTCGCGGTCGTAGGTGGCGATCTGCTTCGGGTCGTACCCCGTGGACGTGTAGGCGCTCATCCGGACCTTCGTGCTCTTCATCTTCCAGGAGCCGTCGGCGTTGCGGGTGATGGTGTCCTGGGGCACGAAGCGCGCGTCCGCCGTCGCGTTGTCCGCCAGCGTCCAGGACTCGCCGTCCGGCTTGGACGGATAGAGCATCGTCACGCCAAAGGCATCCACGCCCTGAGCCCCCAGGTTCGGCCCCGAGGGCTCGGTGGGCGTCGGCGTGGGCGTCGGAGTAGGCGTCGGCGTGGGCTCCGACGGAACAGGTGTGGGCTCCGACGGAACAGGTGTGGGCTCCGACGGGACAGGCTCGGTCGTGCCCTCGTCCGGCACGGGGGAAGGCACGGGCGCCGTGGGGTCCGTGGGGGCTGGCGCGGGAGTGCTCACCTCGTCGGTCGGGGTCGGATTACCGTCAGGGCTCGCGCTGCAGCCCAAGGTATGGAGCGCCAACAGCAGGGCGCTGGACGTGAGGACGAATCGGTTCCGCATCAGGGAGGGGGTTTCCGTGGACGGGGGCCACGGGGCGGGCAGCAGCCGTGACGCCTTCGCCGACGGCCGACTTCACCCGCGCACGCCTCCAGGGCTCACGGGCCGGGGGAGGAGCGAGCGCCTGGCTGGGTCCCAGTGGCCCGGTGAAAAACAATCTCAGCCGGGGCCTCTGAAAACCCTGAGGGGAGTGAACACTTCCCGTCACTCCCCCTGCGTCCGAAGCCCCTGGACGACCGCCTCCCCCCGTGGTCCGCACACCTGCCCTGGGGGATGCTTCTGTTTTTCCGAAGCTTCGCGTCCGGATTCCCTATTTGCCGAAGTTTTCGTGCGCTCCTATTTGAGAGGGGTTGGTTCCCCGTCGTGAGGGGGGCGGCCCCCCGTGCCTCCCCCAGGTGAACACCTTGGACTCCATACAAACCGTCGGCAGTCCCGCCTTGTGGGGCGGCTTCATCGCCTTTGTCTTCGCGATGCTCGCGCTGGACCTGGGTGTCTTCCACCGCAAGGCCCACGCGGTGAGCTTCAAGGAGGCGGGGGCCTGGAGCGCGGTGTGGGTGAGCCTGGCGCTGACGTTCAACGGCTTCCTGTGGTGGCGCTATGGCGCCGGGCCGGGCATGGAGTTCCTCACCGGCTACCTCATCGAGAAGTCGCTCTCCGTCGACAACATCTTCGTCTTCGTCGTCATCTTCTCCGCGATGAAGGTCCCGGCGCTCTACCAGCACCGGGTGCTCTTCTGGGGCATCCTGAGCGCGCTGGTGCTGCGCGCCGCGATGATCTTCGCGGGCGTGGCGATGCTGGAGCGCTTCCACTGGCTCATCTACGTCTTCGGCGCGTTCCTCATCCTCACCGGCGTGAAGCTCTTCGTGCAGCGCAACGCGGAGGAGCACCCGGAGGACGGCTGGCTGATGCGCACCGCCCGCCGCGTCATCCCCTCCACGCCGCGCTTCGACGGGCAGCGCTTCCTCACCGTGGAGAACGGCCGGAAGCTGGCGACGCCGCTATTGATGGCGCTGATGCTGGTGGAGGCGTCGGACGTGCTCTTCGCGCTGGACTCCATCCCGGCCATCTTCGCGGTGACGCGCGACCCGTTCATCGTCTTCACGTCGAACATCTTCGCCATCCTGGGCCTGCGCTCGCTCTTCTTCCTGATGGCCGGGGCGATGGAGAAGTTCACCTACCTGAAGGTGGGCCTGTCCGGCGTGCTCGTCTTCGTGGGCGCGAAGATGGCGCTGGTGGACGTGGTGCACCTGTCGCCCGCGGTGTCCCTGGGCGTCATCGGGCTGGTGCTGGGCGCCAGCATCGTGGCCTCGCTGGTGAAGGCCCGCCACACGCCGCCGGAAGTCACGCCGCCGGGTCCGAAGGAAGGTTCGCCGGAGGCACCTGCCGCGACCAAGGCCTGAGCGCGCGGCGCCGGTCGCCGAAAGTTTGTGAAGGACGTGGGTCCCATGGGGTGTGGGGCTCCGGGCCCGGGCCCCCGAAGCGCGTGGGGGCTCGGGTCTTTTTTCACGGGCCCGGCCACATCAATGGACCCGCGACAGCTCCATGAACTCCAGCCAGGAGCGGATGGCGGCCTCGAACTCCTCCAGGGGCAGGTCCTGGGATCGCCCGGGGATGGTGTCCTCGCTGTGGATGGAGGCCCGCGCGCGGTTGAGTTCCAGGCTCCAGGCGTCACCGGTGACGTCCCAGCGCTCGCGCTTGCCCTGCCGCAGGGCCACCAACAGCCGCAGCATCCCCTGCGCCCGGTTCGGATCCGGCCGCAGCTCATAGGCGAGGTAGTCCGCCAGCACGTCGTCGGGCGGCAGGCCACTCACGACCGCCCGTCCCTGCTGATCCCACGTGAAGCGCAATGTCCTGGGCACGGCCGTGACGGTCCCACAGCCCGTGGATCGCGGCCACGTGCCACCCAGGGCGATTCCACCGGAACCCGACACTGCGCCCCCTGGCGCGTACGGCACCCAACGGCGCCCTCCGCCCTCGGAACGGCGACTGTCCGGCGGTGGAAAAGAGAAAGGCCGTGAGCCCTTGAGGGACTCACGGCCTTTCTTTGAAGTGGGCGCGGCAGGTTTCGAACCTGCGACCCCTGCCGTGTGAAGGCAGTGCTCTACCGCTGAGCTACGCGCCCGACTAGGTGCTGCCCGCTGCCACCGCTGCGCAACGAACGCGGCGATAAGTGCCATCCGCCCGCGCGAGTGTCAACGCAATTCCTAGGGGGATTCTTCCGACAGCTCCGCCAGCTTCTCGTCCAGCTCGCGCAGGCGGCGCTTGAGGCCCGCGAGCTGCTTGCCCACGGCCTTGAAGTCGCTCCGGGGCGCGAAGTGCAGGGCCTTCATCACTTCGTCCTGGCCCCGGTCCAGGGCCTGCTTGCCGCGCTGGACCCGGCCAATGGCCTCGGCCACGGCCAGGGCGCGCTTCTCGTCGGCCATGAGCTTCTCCATGGCCCTGTTGGAGAACCCCAGCGCCTGCCTCTTCAAGTCGTCCCGGATGCCCATGGAGGTGTCCTTCCGGCTCAGGGGCCGTCGGGGAACTCGGTCTTCAGCGCGGCGAAGACGCGGTCCGCGATGCCCTTGTAGCGCATGCGTTCGATGAGCGGCTGCAGGTCGCCCCGCATGGAGATGCGGCGCTTGAGCACCGCCTCCACCGGATCCAGCGTGCCCAGCAGCAGCTGCTTCCAGACGGAATAGGGCGCGCGGGCCAGGTACACCGGCTCCAGCTCGTCCAGGTCGTCGGGATCCGACAGCACGCGGGCCCGCTGGATGTTGCAGTCCCCGGGCACCACGTGGACGACGAAGGACTTGTCCAGCTTGCCCTTCTCCGCCTCGATGATGGCCCCGAAGTCGCCCTTCCAGCCCTTGCCGGCGATGGCGCACTCGGGATCTGCGTTGGTGAGCCGGACGGCCTCGTCCAGCCATTCCTTCGACGGAAACTTCGGCATCGCGCCTCCCTACCCCCTGCGGAAGATGCTCTTGATGCTGGAGAAGAGGCCGCGGTCGTCGCTCGTCGCGCTGCTGCTCGACGGGGCGGCCTGCGCGTTGCGCGAGGCGACTTCCTGCAGTGCCTTCTTCAGCTGCTCCGGCGTGTCGCGGGTGGCCAGATCCACCTTGCGCGACATGCCGCTGGCGTCCTCCACCTGCACCTGGAGGAGACACTCCTCGGTGAGGCGGAAGTCGATCTTCCGGCCCGCGGACGCGGCCGGCACGCGCACCGTGCCCAGGTACTCGTTGTCCACCATCAGGTCGCTGTC
It encodes the following:
- the uraH gene encoding hydroxyisourate hydrolase, which gives rise to MSTLSTHVLDTSTGRPAEGLSLVLEAKAGESFQERSRGVTNADGRVKDLSGANTKLEPGVYRLTFDTGAWFQARGQRGFYPYVQVVFEVTATDEHYHVPLLLSPFGFSTYRGS
- a CDS encoding Rieske 2Fe-2S domain-containing protein gives rise to the protein MRITFLGHAGFAVETAGALVVMDPWLTPQGAFDSAWMQLPRNHHLAPHVRELLETPGKERFLYVSHEHKDHFDPEFLATIAQRDFTVLVPKFKRSELQDIFAKYGCKRVIACEDSREIPIKGGYIKLFVSEQGTNRDSSVMVRGDGQCFLNINDCKMHDRLVRVIAEEGPIDVFSAQFSGAIWHPTCYEYPRETYSAISLKKRDSKFEAVARALEAVQPRAYVAAAGPAAFLDPSLFSLNFEDVNIFPRAPTLFSFLEKRLPTAPTRYLEPMPGDVLDAGTLEYVSQATERVTTENFRDYLQKYAKDMAHVFRERRRNLMREEVEDILGRLRVELQRKLDLLDLHERVGMPFYVELTEAPTRLLRVDFKQRRVDVVPEMRDTTRYAMKVSASDIVRVLDRKLNWEDFLLSFRLRLSRNPDVYEPVLHGFLGVEVEDIREFCDGIRATESQKERTVVEAGGQRFSIQRFCPHQGADLAEGWVEEGRYVVCPRHRWQFDLQNGGACKTNKSTLCAEPVVDKPEGGRTDRGGDKAPAEPHTSVDKASAEPARV
- a CDS encoding carbohydrate-binding protein — encoded protein: MMRNRFVLTSSALLLALHTLGCSASPDGNPTPTDEVSTPAPAPTDPTAPVPSPVPDEGTTEPVPSEPTPVPSEPTPVPSEPTPTPTPTPTPTPTEPSGPNLGAQGVDAFGVTMLYPSKPDGESWTLADNATADARFVPQDTITRNADGSWKMKSTKVRMSAYTSTGYDPKQIATYDRDTLASRGYMQAPNDWKNIEMTGFVKVNAVADIQDNFAWYARGGKHNDDHSGCEGSSYKGGLHYDGRVRWEKETWHVSYDQTPYKTATTSLLGRWVGFKAVMRNVPDAKGAEAVKLELYLNDNADKVTWTKVYDVTDAGDWGGDAQHCGGSVGAMPITWGGPIATFRWDSAQDVDFKWLSVREIQP
- a CDS encoding TerC family protein — encoded protein: MLALDLGVFHRKAHAVSFKEAGAWSAVWVSLALTFNGFLWWRYGAGPGMEFLTGYLIEKSLSVDNIFVFVVIFSAMKVPALYQHRVLFWGILSALVLRAAMIFAGVAMLERFHWLIYVFGAFLILTGVKLFVQRNAEEHPEDGWLMRTARRVIPSTPRFDGQRFLTVENGRKLATPLLMALMLVEASDVLFALDSIPAIFAVTRDPFIVFTSNIFAILGLRSLFFLMAGAMEKFTYLKVGLSGVLVFVGAKMALVDVVHLSPAVSLGVIGLVLGASIVASLVKARHTPPEVTPPGPKEGSPEAPAATKA
- a CDS encoding SCP2 sterol-binding domain-containing protein, which codes for MPKFPSKEWLDEAVRLTNADPECAIAGKGWKGDFGAIIEAEKGKLDKSFVVHVVPGDCNIQRARVLSDPDDLDELEPVYLARAPYSVWKQLLLGTLDPVEAVLKRRISMRGDLQPLIERMRYKGIADRVFAALKTEFPDGP